The Anopheles gambiae chromosome 2, idAnoGambNW_F1_1, whole genome shotgun sequence genomic sequence TAATGTTTTGGTCACAAGTTTTGAACCCCTCCTCGCTGCCAAAGGCCCGTAAGGGGTACGGTACGGTTGATTTGTTTGCCCGTGAAACGTTTCGAGGTACAGTGGGTCTTAGCGTGTGCTTAAGTAGGAAGGAAGAGAATTAGAAGCATGTAATGCAtcggatgggtttttttttaaaagatttGCGTGCCTGCAGCGGGCATGCAAGAGCTCCATTAATAGGGACCGTAAAAGGGCCTGTGTGTGCTTCTccttcgtgttggtggtggtgaagaaATTAAGATGATCTTCAGCTGGAAGCGCCCGTACCATGGTGAAGTTTATGGCTTTAAGTTAGCTTAATGGCTCATCATCACCGCGTGGAAGGGAAATGATCGTGAATCGGTAGCTCGCTGATGGGTGTGCTGCAGACGAGCGGCACCGGTTATGATGGCAGTGAGTGTGATTAGGTATTTGTTTACCAGCGCTGCGGTCGCCGTTCGCATCAGCGCTGGTTCAATATTTGTGATCGTGATTGGCAGGCGATTGGTACTTTACTTAATTCGATTCGCGCAAATTGTTTCTGAAGAAATGTTGaatgtgattttatttttaattgattttttacctTTTGAGTACGGTAAGTGCTAATAAAAAGCTTAAtatcaatttgtttttatgcGCAGCTTCATTATTGTTCATTAGTTTAGTGTTTGAAATTATGCGACAGCTTCTTCTAGGCTCTATTTCCTCTAAAACGTTCAATATAATTCTAAGAAACATTCGATCATGCTCGCACTTACCTGACTTTTCCACTTTCACATTGGCACCTTGCTCCTGCGCCGCAACGGCCACTCCGATGAGGACGATCCACACCAACCCGACCGCCATTGGCCGCCGCTCGTTCCGCCTGCCTATGCTAATCATCGCTGGTCAGCTGGTTCTCcgtatacacacacgcacacacacacaccacacctcACAGGTGTACACTTCCGGCTTCGAATTTGGCAAGAGAAGATTCCGGTACGGCGTTTCGGCGCGACGTTTCCGATCGCGACGCTGTGTGGCCGAAAATTCCACAATTCCATTGTGGGGCGGTttgaaaagagagaaaaataaggcaagaaaaaataatcaGGCAAATGACGTACATTGAGCGATATGAGAGACCAGAGAAAAAACACCAGGAGAAATACGCTTGTAAAGGAAAAGAAGATTGCTATTATTGGCGGGCGGACGGGTGTTCGAAAATTTCACTGCGACGAAAAGCGGGTCAGCTTAGTTATCTTCAAAGCTTAGTTTCCGCGCTGGTGCCCAGCGTCCGTGAAGTGCGTGTAATTGAGGGCCGGCAGATCGGGCGCCGATCAGATAAATCATCACGCTACGAGTGCGACACGATCCGTTAGCGCTGGAGAGCGTGTTGATCAGGCAGACAGGCCgccaaccttttggactgtaGCGTAACTGGACATGGTAAAAAGGAAAGCCCCAGCAGCGATTTTGATCATGTGAGGTTATGGGATCACTGTTAGAATTTAATGAAAGGTCGAAATGTTTCGTTTGATCAATcaacacacaagcacaggGTAGCAATTACAAGACAATTAATGTAGAGTGAAGGAATGCCTTTCTACATCTACATCTTCGAGCAGCCGAGTCCAGCATTAAGTGTTTCAGGGGCATTGGGTCAAACCCccaaaaaggggggaaaacagTTTCAAATTAATCCATCCGGCGGGACGAAATGCAACCGAGCCGTGGAACGAAGCGTTCAAAAAATGCATAAACATTATGCCACCGCAGGCAGtccacaccaacaccaaaaaCTTTTTGTTTGGCTTCAGTGCGTTTGGTACACCAGCAGGAAAAGGGCAACGAAaggaaagcgagagagaaaaaaaacgcattgttttgttaattttttgacACCGATTTCGGTCGAATTCCTGTTTTCGAACGTTCGAAATTTTGCTTGTGTTCGTGCTTGTACTCCACTGTCCACTGTGTatatataaacacacacacaaacgatctCGAGTTTGCAGCATCCAATTCCCTTTAGGAAGGGAGAGTCTCATCACGTTTACACgacgcacatgcacacatacacagtttTACAACGAATAATTGCACGCGAACGAAACTGCTCAAACTTGCTTGCACTTGTATGTACTTTTTCACCCAAAATATTGGAATTATTTGTCCAACTATTCActattttgtttgaaatcaCGAGAAAGAAAACTGCATCCTTTTAAGAATCACATTTTCGTCCGCTTTTTTCCTGTACCAATCCCATCCACCATGCAATGATGAACGGTCCAGCCCGCCCATGATACGTACCGGTTCAAGATCAAGGTAATATTAAGCGTGCGCTGCTTCCGGACGATCGGTTTTATAGTGTGGGGCCGTGtcagaaaaaataaacctaGCCGCGCAAAGTGTCGGCGGTTACGCGAGTGAAAGACACGATAGGAAGTGGGCGCTCTCACTCGGGGCTCGCTTGATGCGAAGAAAAGAGCGTGAGTGAAAGAGCGCCCGAAGACGGTTGccgttttctttggcacagcTGAGCAGCGAGCGTTGGGGAATCGGTTCGACGCTTGTGTTCGGTGACgctaggtgtgtgtgtgtttgctctttttctcGCTTGCTTTCTTTCGAGCGATGGTTTGAGCCCTTTCGTTGAGGAAGGTTCGAGGAGGGTTTCGCGAGAGCAAACCTTGACCAAGGCCCTTGTTTTGGCGTTAACGGTTATGCTGTGCGTTGTCAATCGGATTTAAATGTACGATTGTGGTGAGGCTTGTCGAAAAACTTGATTTAATCCTATGTTAAACAGGATATAATTAAACTATTATGACCTTAAATTTAGTTAACAATAATACTGAAAAAACAGGAATACATAGTGAAGCACAATTGCATTGCAAATTTGATTGTTCATACTCATTCTTAAATTTAGCCCTAAAGCCTATATATATGCAATTTGTGTGTCAAAACtatatttaaatcattttaaattaatatcaaTCGGTAAGTAATAATATTTAATCATTTAAACATataaaatttaacatttaaagCAAGACTTTATCATACTATTTACAAGctcaatatttaaaatttgttcATTTGCAACAAAcgccaaaatgtatgcaattagtatgtcaaaattttgtttttaaggatCATTTTGCTGCATTCTTCACAAATATCGTATTAATAGctattttgtttattcatatgtaaaaaaatatgaataattATTGAATGTTCTTGAATGTTTGTGTCATGGTAGTCATGGTGTTTAAAATTGGCTTAATATTTGTCCCTTTAAAACTATTCACTGCTCTAGTATCATCAATTGAGATCAATAGGGATAAatgtgcaaacaaaaactcagCAAGCGTTGCATTTCGTCTGTTAGCTACTGTGGCGCAGTTTTGTTCATGAAGCATAATGATGTTCATCAGCGCTTCATCTCGATCTGCTACCGGCCTTGTGAAAAAGCGGCCGATGAGAGATACCTTAGCCGTACGTGTGAGCGCTACACTTCACTCACTGGCGTCTCCTTTCTCCATAGTTCACTGATCacagccaacaacaacaataagacGATCCACCCTTATTTTTCATTGTCGAAGCATCGCAAATACAGATCGCTAATAATGTTGCTTTCGTTTAGCAACAATCGATCGCGCACGGTTTGCGTCCCCGCTGCGTCTTTTCCGGAATGGGCATTTACCTGTTTGTCGGTCGGTGATGGACAGCTCCACGCACAACATGTTCCCGtctcgcgcgtgtgtgttgtagGTTACAAGCCCTAGATAGGATGCGGTGCAAACAAAATAGGGAGAAAAGGGTTTGGTACGTGCTGTGTTAACAATCGTAGACGGAGGCTCGCGCATCGGTTCAGAAGAAAGGAAGCATGATCTGGTCACGCATTATCTAATGAAAACCGGTAGGGACATGaggggtttggttttgtgcaAAACAAGGAAGGCAGCAAGTTCCGTTTTGTAGGTCAGTCTGGTTTGTGGCGATAgacttttgcgtttttttttcgaggcCAAACGAGTTTGATCGAGGGAAATGGGATTGGCGAAACTATTGTAACTGTGGCTGATGGTGCACATTTAATTGAATGATGAGACTATACATAGTTTCTTATGTcaatgtgatttttttatttccaactGAATTTAGATGTGAATTTAGACAGAGATTTAGTTTCGTCTCGCTAAAACAAACATTATCTAACATCTAAACACTTCCCCAATTGGAATAAAAGAGCGCATGAAATTTACGCGACGATTTCAAATACCAATAGGATAAGGAAATCCTGCCCTCGTACGGAGCAACACTACTGGCAGAATTTAAATTAGGCGCATAATCATCACAGCCAACCTCCTGGATACAAACGCAAACACTCACCCCAAAAAGCACATCAGAAAACCTGATCGACCGGTAGTGCATTCGTATGGCTGAGTGAGAGACGTTGGAAATGGACTGTTGGATTAAATTAATCTGTCTAGTCGATCGTGCGGTGCTGAAGTAATCGAATGAAAATGCTCCCGCCCCGAAAATAGAGGCAAGACGATCGCTCATGATTAGGAAGTTGAAAACATGTTGAGCTTGCTggttgaaagtgaaagttTCGGCAATCGTGTACCCACCGATTATGTTGCGGGAAGGGTTTAGCGTGAAACGGCGAGTGAATTTGGGAAGAGGATCGCAAACATTTAGGTTGTGGCGATCGTTGGACAAGATTAAGACAGTTTGGGAAATTTTAAAGCGTTGCGTTGTTCATCATCATTCATTGTGCTTTTCGActcttttttaacaaaaatatgaaaaatatgtGGATACAATGGTGTTActgattattttaaattgattatttGGTTGTTTAAACACGttattattgattttgtttttccattaaatgAAATTGTATACAGGAATAAAGAAACTAATGACAACATTGTAACTCATCCCTGTAGGGTGAAATGCAAAATGATCGTTAGCATCAATCGATgtggctttttgtttgttttagctACCCCTCAGCAAGCAATTACAAATACCCACATGAAGATGTATCCCATTAGCCCCcgagggaaaggggggggaggggggggcaCCGAAAGGctaatgaaaatgaatttcgaaggACAAAGAAAATTGCAGAAAAGCGAACCCTAATCGAAAGGGCAAAAAGAAAGCCTACCCGACTGCTTACAGTTTCAGtggctaacggtggcggtgtgaGGGTCCCATTAGCGGGCTAGTGGCATCACGTACACTTCGTTTATCAGACGGGCGTTCGTGCTGTGGTCGAATGCATTTGAAggcatttgcaaaaaaatgcCTCACTGCAACGATTGCGCTGGTCAGCTGTTGTATTTATGGGCTAAgtttttttcacttcttctCTTAAATTCCATGGAACATTGAAACTGAAGGTGGGCAGTATTCGTGCGTCGTTGTGCAACAAGTCTAAATCGAGCGTAATTTTTTAATCACATCCATTTGCAACACCATTTGCTGTGTGGCGCGTGTGCCAATAGGGAGGGTTTGAATGCAGTTTTGTTGGGTGGAAAAAGCTGATGAAGTATTCGGATGCTCCGTGGATCATAAGCCGTTTGCAGTCGTTGTTTAGCACGGTAATGCGATAATGCGATTTTAATTGCGAATGGAAAGGGAAAGCTCGACTATCGGGTGATAACGATAGGGAAAATAATGATTGCATTGAGTATCCAGCGGTGTAAGTGAATATATGGAATACATATTTGttcaaagaaataaaaagaataaacaaGGCACACTTGTTGATACTGATGAAGATCTATTaaggagaacaggtcgatgcaaTGCTCGTTGCTAGGTTGCCGTTTTCAGCtcgcttttgacagtttcatgaaaaagtgtttacaaaaaaGGCTAATAGTAAACGTGGTAAAGTGGACGAATTTAATATTAGAGAGATTATATTGATTAAATTTCTTGCGGTCAATCACTTCTGGAGAATAAAGGAGAAgtaattgcagtctactctGTATACAGATAACCTCATTCCTTGCCATTCCGTGACCACGAATCACTACCGTTTGCAACGGTCCTGCTAGAAGAACGAAAAGTTTAATAGGCATAAAATAACACTTTACATGTTCCAACTGGGTAAAAGAAGTCCTATTTACTTTCAATCAAACACTGAGAGTTAAACGAAACATCCAATCGGCACACACTGGTACAACATGCACACCGTCCTTTACTTATAACCCGGCAACGAATGATAAAAGAGATCCTTGGATTATATCAGCCAGGTAATATTCTAATTGGATTTTAATTCTTAAAGATTCTAAAAggaaaacatgtaaaaaatGCTGAACAAAACTCTCATTCACTCGTCCATCGCTAAACTTAAACAATGTTTAATTTAAgtgtcaaaattttcccacGGCTTTCTGTCAATTTACTCTAAAGACATCGACCTGTTCTTTTTCAAAGACCTAGATCATGATATTTAAACTGTTAGTGAAGTTCATTCAAAAAacttaatttttaataaaaaccaGACAAGCTATTCTTTGACAACATTACATCGAGGTAGGAAGGTCATAGAGGGTACTCTTCTTATAGAAATATCACACAGTCCTTTCCCTAAGCTTGCAAAAGCTTCTAATGTGTCCCTCAAGCGATTGGATATGCTGTCTTGAAGGTTCCCATGCATCTCCTTTGCTGTCACCGTACCCGTTACGCCAAATTAAGCAAAACCTACAAAAGCCTGCCGAGTGTACCTTACTGATGgtataaatttcaaataaaaaaaaaataaccctACTTGCTAAGAAGAAAAGGTAAGCAAACATCTAATCGACCGTTAATCTTCCCAAAGCCCCATAGATTGGTGACTATGGGAGTCGTCGGAATGTGTTCAGGCTTCCCGAGTTTCCCTACGGAAAGTGTCCATTTCGCGGTACGTATCAGGTTGGAGCCGGTTTCGGCAGGTTGTACcgcttgttttgctgctgcgcgAACAGCACACGACAACCGTACCCCGGTGGAAAGATTTGAAAGTGGGATCTCGGAAAACAAGACACGATTTTCcaccagtgtgagtgtgtcatCGGGCGGGAAGGCGCGGGAAGATTCATTCGATGCCCATCTTCTGTCGCTTCGGAGTCAGCGGAAGGTCAGGGACAGAAACCCCCTTTCAGCATAAGAGCTTGGTAGCATCCAGCTGTGGATTCTTCTTGGCAATGGGATGAAAAATCGTGTCTCCCTCCTACGAAGCTGTCGGGTGTAGGGCCGCTCTTTTTTGGCGTCCCTTTTGGAATCCCATAAGGCCTGGTAGGTAGCAGAAAGGCTTTCCGTTGCAAGACGCTATGCGTCCCAGTGGTGGATCAGCTACTGATGGGTCGTATTGGCTTTGAGCAGTCGCTTAGCAGCGCGTTAGACTAGTAGAAAGCGAAATTATTGCCAGCTTTGGGGAGGTCCAACACCAGAGAGACGCTTGCTATCGCGAAACCCTTTTGGAGTGTGTCCCCTTCCGACTTCCACCCCACCTGGGGAGTATTCATTAATATTCAATGGGTGATGTGCAGATGACGACCATTTCCGTTAGTGCAGACGTCCCATAGCCGCTCGTtaatgtgtgtttcttttgtgtgtttcggcAACGATTTTGCATTTTGTCATATCGATCGAGCCGTGCTGTTTTCCCTTGCCCTGCTTAGgcttgtggttgttgttgttttccatcCAACATTCCTTTGCCAACATCGCTTCGGTGAAGGTATGGCAGGAATCGAATCGtatgcctttttttttcttcttcgattGTAAGACATTTACGTTTGCGCGATTTGTGTAAGGAATTTTCTGCGCACCCAGCCGCCCATCGACACAGCTCAATCAGTGCGCGGGGAGAAATCCCTTCGACATTGCTGCACGAAGATGCACCGGGGCCTGGGTGGGGGGAAACTATTGTCCGGTGTTTAATGGTAATCACCGCCGCTGCATTGATATGATTTGCTGGCTGGGCTGAGCAGAGTGCCGTGGCTTAAGCATCGATAACGAGCTAAGCGGTCGGTTGAGTTATGCTCGACGGGATGGGGAATGTTGATGGGGTATGCAAAAGGGGAAGgttcctttcttttgcacaGTGACAGTGCGTCAAGCGGTTTTCAATGGAAGGTTAATGAAATCTTGTTTCATTGGCTGGGAAGTTGGGAAGCTGAGAATGTGGAAAAAGGGGTGCCATTGTTGCAGGTGAATTATTGATCGATGCAACAAGGGTCATGGTCCTTGTTTTACAACAGGTGCGATCCGACACAATGTGTTAGAAAAAAGATGCTCACAAGTATGATGTGTTAAATTTGATGCAAATTGCAACTAAGTGCGAAGATTGATCACATCGAGGACTGATACAAACTTTTAGAATTCTATTCACTCCGGTACTCAAAGAGACTTGCTAGTTTTAGTTAATTATAGACTAGTTAAGCAGGccccttttttaaatttccgATTTGAGTCTTGAAAATGAATTGTTTAGTGATTTTTTCAATgtaaaaaacaatcaacctaacgaaattaaaaaaaataatttatggaTTCCTGTATCATCAACCACGTTTACTTACTTATTTGGCGCTTGAGCAACTGCTTGTCCTGCTGCACATGTGCCCAAAACTGCTTACAGTATGGTGCCTTCATCTGTCAATGTTGcagcaattaaaataatagATCCATGCTTTATGATACAATAGTATCGTgcacaatttaaaaatataccaaCGATGAATCGATAATTCTATGTCATCAGTCATCAAACCATAGTCTGaactcacagacacacagaaaTTATTATTAGGATACATAACAAATTCAAAAATGTTCGCTCAAACTATAAATTTATGGTTTTGAGTTTTGAGTGATCTTAGGAAGTTTTCGATAAAGACAAAGTAAACTAAGAAGGAGCTTTAgacttatttaattttatgagAATCAAACgccaaacatgaaaaaaatcagCAAACATGAGTAACCACACGATGAAAGAGTATCACCTGCTGCTTGAAGGGTTTACCAAGCATGAGACGATTTATTTTGCGCCTATAGGGTATGCAATGTTGCGTTATTGGTTGCGCCAGTAGGGTATGCAATCCAAAATATGAAACAAGCAATGCTACGGTAACTGAAAGGAAGCGAATGTATTCGATGTACTCAGAGCTTCCATAAAACGGAATTATTATTAGTAcaacattaattaaataacaGTTATGTGTGCCATAAGTTGATCGTTAGTATTATCATTAAATGTACATGTTTAGCTGTATTGCTGTATTATTTGTATTGCTTCAAACTATTctattaattataattaaaataaacctTTCCAAGGTGTACTGTCGAAGAACATTTTGCTTTTCAAAGATCTTGTGCTACGGATACAGTTTTTACGTCCGGATATCGAGACACTGGTTGTCTTGGAATTTCTTCCCCACTGCCCTATTTGCATAACTAAGCGTTCTGCCCACTGGCATCTCTGTTTCCGTTATTGCTTTGCCTAGTAATACCGCTGTAAACCCCTCCGAAATGGAACATCTGATTCACACCCATAACTGATTGGTTCCACCGAAAACCTGGCAATAAACTCAACGCGCATCGGCATCATACGGAGAACAGGTATAACTCTCCCcttttccacctttttttcCCCAGAAAGATGATGTGCAAAATGGCACATAACCTCAAACGGCATGTTGGAAACCTTTCCGAAAACCAGCCGAATCACGGAATCACCACAGCGGACAGCATTAATTAGGCGAAATTAGGTGGGTTTCAGTATAGCTCCTGgctaagcaaaaaaaagtcttGCCATAAATACACACCTCAGGGGACGTCCCGCAGGGGCTTTCTTGGCTGTTTGCATACCTCCCATTGCCCGCATGATAGTGCGGCCGATAAATCATTCGCAGAATGTGATTACACTTTTTCTTTCGCGGGAGAAATGCGGACCTTGCGCTACAATTGCTAGCGCATCTCCCCAAGGCGTAATGAACGCCTCACAGAGGGCAAACGCTCTTCATTCACGGGATGCTATCCATAATGACTCGCATGACTGGTGCCTACATATTTAGACCGCCACTGTGCGGCTATAGAGGTACATTTAGTAtcattgtgtgttttttattagattttttatACATTATTTTCAACCTCTAAAACGCTTTGAACGCGTTAGCACGGCTTCGTTGGGTTTGTTTTAGAAGATGGCTGATGCAAAGCCCGGCACGTGTCTTGTATTTTGTTCCCCTTGATTTCCCTTCGGTTTCGCTCGAGTAAGGATGGCCTTGAAATCTTTCTATCTCACCCGCTCAGCTTAAAGTTTAATCAGATCCTAAGTAAGCAGTACCTCGAGCTAATTGAGACCAGCTCTCCcgcacttaaaaaaaaaacaatggaatTAAATACTATAGTACAGAGCGTTTGGAAGGAAGGCAAATGCGTAGGGCCGAGTTTCACTGGTTTGGTTTCAATAAAACACAGAAAATAGCCCTACTTTTGCACCCCCCTTCGTAACGTGGAATAAATGGGCCAGTAAGGTCGACGGCCCCAGGGTTGGTGTAGGATTTTTTGGCATCGCTAGATCCATGAGTGGCAGATTTGTGTGGTTGGAAGGAGTAAGTGTTGCCTCCTTCTCGGCTTACCCCCTTTCCCTATCGTCCATTTCGATTCAGCTGACGCCACTGTGCATAGATCTGGTCCAGCTTGTCCCGATCGGAGATGAGTACTTTCGGGTAGAGCTGCTCGTTCTTATCGACCGTAGACGTCGCCGCTTGGACGTAGATTGGATCCGCCACAGTGTCACCGCGCGACCGGTGGTAGCTGTTGAGAACCGTCGGAGGTCCATAGCTTGGGAAAACGCTAGGCGCAGTGTGATGCAGTGCCGATGGTGGTGCATGCTCGTACTCTAGCGGAACACTGCCGTGCTGAATGAGACCACCGTCGTTGTGGATGTGCACGTGGATGTTCTTGTCGGACCAGCCGGCACCGTATCCACCGTGCTGGTCGTACGTGTGTTTGGATTTGAAGAACGCGATCACCTTCGCCATCGCCAGCCCAATGTTGATCATCAGGATGGACACGCCGACGAACAGTGTCTTGAGGCTGATCGCGACCAGGAAGGCGAGCAGTGTCTTCATCACGCCCAGGAAAAACATCACCGGAACGATCATTGCCTGCAGTCGTCTGATACGCCCGAATGTCCGAGACTCTGAAAACACATGAAGCACACGTTGAGAGATTGCTGAAGAGTGGATTGGATTGGGCTGCTCTGAGTACTTACCAGCGATTTCAGTTCCAGAGTGACGTTCTTCCGTCGAAAGACTAGCGGCTTCGGCAGTGATCGTTAGGGTGATCATTAGTAGTAGAAAGGTCGTGGTGGACCATCTTCGAGTTATCGTGTGAGTCATTCTTTTCTGCATAGTGGATTGCTTATTACGTTGCTCGATAACCTCTTCAGGATGGTCGGGATGTTGGTTAAACTCCTAAGGGACTCACAATCTTCCCGCCCAATGAAATCAAGTCAATGATCTTGCTACCGTCACTATCAACCGCCGACTGATCTGCCTGTCGATCAGCTACCAACGTTGACGGCTGTCCCGCGTGCAGCTTCTGGGCGTGCTgcaaaaggaaacgaaatGAAAGTATTGTGATGTGAGAAAGGAATCGACAGCGTCTACTGTTCAAACCACAACCACGTTAACGGGCGAAAGAAAGTGCGCTAGAATTAAGAGCAATGTCGGATCGATCGATTGTGGCGTTGTTTTTCATTGATGATCCAGTTGTAAATTTGCTGTCTGCTGTGCACAGTGTAGATCGGGGGGGAAGCGCTGTgagtgtggttttttgttttgcgtgtggCGTCTCGTTTTGCTCGAAAGTTCTCTTCGCCGCTGCCATCCCCATGGTGAATGTGAATGATGCATTTTGGCGAGGGAGAGATTTCGGTCGGTTCGTGTTCGGATTGCAATATGAGTGAAAGTAACCGTGCCGGGCTGAACTGAATTCaggtgtggctgtgtgttgttgttgtagtgttTTACATGCTTTTACCCATGCCACCAAGTTGCAGTTGGTTGCAGACAATTACCAGTCTCCTGATGCATTCTTTTACCCGGCATACATCAAatggttgttgtttgattgCCGGTGAAAGATTTTACGGCTCATGTGCGTTGGAGTATGCGAGTATGCGTGGGCAATACAAAGCGGAGAAGAAGGTGTTAATATGGCTGTCGGTTAGGTACTAATTTTGGAGACAGTTTTGCCGATTATATCTGAATTTAATGCATATATCTAAGAGTCCTAATGAAGTCTAATTGTTTGCTATTCTCGTATTTAGTTCCTTAAGCGAACTTTGAATATGTTTTTAGCAAGAGAGCACAGGTTTATTCTCCTTTCTTTACAATTCCTACTCTGTAAGTCCTTTTTGATTACCTTTCACTTTATAATTTCGGGTGAAATCGAAAGCAAATTACTAGCTTAACTTTTACTCAACTCGAGTAGATAATTTAGAAACAAATTCTAAAAATACGGCCACGCATATTCCACAGCAAAGAAATCGTTTCAACATATCTTGTTCCTTTTAAAGTTGTATTTCCAAACAGTGACCTTTCCTTCCCTCGCTATCTTAAACAGAAACATTTCACCGGTGACCACTTAAGCCATTAAGCC encodes the following:
- the LOC5666844 gene encoding uncharacterized protein LOC5666844; protein product: MQKRMTHTITRRWSTTTFLLLMITLTITAEAASLSTEERHSGTEIAESRTFGRIRRLQAMIVPVMFFLGVMKTLLAFLVAISLKTLFVGVSILMINIGLAMAKVIAFFKSKHTYDQHGGYGAGWSDKNIHVHIHNDGGLIQHGSVPLEYEHAPPSALHHTAPSVFPSYGPPTVLNSYHRSRGDTVADPIYVQAATSTVDKNEQLYPKVLISDRDKLDQIYAQWRQLNRNGR